In a genomic window of Halobiforma lacisalsi AJ5:
- a CDS encoding enoyl-CoA hydratase/isomerase family protein, with protein MHVRTDDSVRYLTFDRPDVHNAVTAEVARDLAGELEALDPGTLDAVVLAGEGEAFSAGGDIEAMAEREETTAEAYERVRATLGRVAERMLTAPVPIVAAVDGDAVGAGLSLVAAADFAYAAESARFGASFINVGLVPDAGGTVTLPRLVGLRTAKELAFTGRLLDAAEADDLDLVNETVPDDELEDRIDDLLETLAERPTENVGLAKRAIHDNLGRPWRDGLEREASVQSLAYDTEAHREGVDAFLNDRRPDFE; from the coding sequence ATGCACGTACGCACCGACGACTCGGTCCGCTATCTCACGTTCGACCGTCCGGACGTCCACAACGCCGTCACCGCCGAGGTCGCCCGCGACCTCGCCGGCGAACTCGAGGCCCTCGACCCCGGAACGCTGGACGCGGTCGTCCTCGCCGGCGAGGGCGAGGCGTTCAGCGCCGGCGGCGACATCGAGGCGATGGCCGAACGCGAGGAGACGACCGCCGAAGCCTACGAGCGCGTCCGGGCGACCCTCGGTCGGGTCGCCGAGCGGATGCTGACCGCGCCCGTGCCGATCGTGGCGGCGGTGGACGGCGACGCCGTCGGCGCGGGGCTCTCGCTGGTCGCCGCCGCCGACTTCGCGTACGCGGCCGAGTCGGCCAGGTTCGGGGCCTCGTTCATCAACGTAGGGCTCGTCCCCGACGCCGGCGGCACCGTCACACTGCCCCGACTCGTCGGCCTGCGGACCGCGAAGGAACTCGCCTTTACCGGGCGACTGCTCGACGCCGCGGAGGCCGACGACCTCGACCTCGTCAACGAGACGGTCCCGGACGACGAACTCGAGGACCGTATCGACGACCTGCTCGAGACGCTCGCCGAGCGGCCGACGGAGAACGTCGGCCTGGCGAAGCGGGCCATCCACGACAACCTGGGGCGACCCTGGCGGGACGGCCTCGAGCGCGAGGCGTCGGTCCAGTCGCTGGCCTACGATACCGAGGCCCACCGCGAGGGCGTCGACGCCTTCCTGAACGATCGCCGACCGGACTTCGAGTGA
- a CDS encoding MaoC family dehydratase — translation MAYSYEPHHFEEFEVGQEFQSVGRTVTEADFVVHSALSGDWTELHTNKEYAEDGPFDGRIAHGPMTFVHATGFVYRTGIVERTAYAFLGMNYMDLPNPVYIGDTLSLEMEVTDKKDVDHEDAGIVVLDTEMTNQDDTVVFQGDMKFLIKRKE, via the coding sequence ATGGCATATAGCTACGAGCCGCATCACTTCGAGGAGTTCGAGGTCGGACAGGAGTTCCAGAGCGTCGGTCGCACCGTCACCGAGGCGGACTTCGTCGTCCACTCGGCGCTGTCGGGCGACTGGACGGAACTGCACACGAACAAGGAGTACGCGGAGGACGGCCCGTTCGACGGCCGGATCGCCCACGGCCCGATGACGTTCGTCCACGCGACCGGGTTCGTCTACCGCACCGGCATCGTCGAGCGCACCGCCTACGCCTTCCTCGGGATGAACTACATGGACCTCCCCAACCCCGTCTACATCGGCGACACCCTCTCGCTCGAGATGGAGGTCACCGACAAGAAAGACGTCGACCACGAGGACGCGGGGATCGTCGTCCTCGATACGGAGATGACCAACCAGGACGACACCGTCGTCTTCCAGGGCGACATGAAGTTCCTGATCAAGCGCAAGGAGTGA
- the paaK gene encoding phenylacetate--CoA ligase PaaK, protein MSYKQLETAPREEIRERQSQRLRETVERAYENVEFYREAFDEAGIEPDDVEGIEDIEKLPFTTKEDFRDEYPDGLFAVDDDEIRRIHASSGTTGKPKIVSYTEHDLEVWSEVVARCLEASGVEPGDTVQNGYGYGLFTGGLGLHYGVEELGATVIPIGGGQTQRQVELLEDLESDVLTCTPSYSLYLAETAEEMGVDVSELPVSTVIFGAEPCTDPMREEIEERLDVTGIDIYGLSEIIGPGVSNECHEAQDGLHIWEDHFYPEVIDPQTGEVLPEGEEGELVLTTLTKEALPAIRYRTGDLTTLTYEECECGRTMVRMDNVTGRADDLIIVRGVNLYPSEIEDVVLEFDGIAPHYRIDLHREDNLDRLELTLERAEGFEGDVETLRDRVLTRLENVLSFTPDELHLTDPGGIERTEVGKVKRVYDHR, encoded by the coding sequence ATGAGTTACAAGCAGCTAGAGACGGCACCCCGGGAAGAGATTCGGGAACGACAGAGCCAACGACTCCGGGAGACGGTCGAACGGGCCTACGAGAACGTCGAGTTCTACCGGGAGGCGTTCGACGAGGCCGGGATCGAACCGGACGACGTCGAGGGGATCGAAGACATCGAGAAGCTCCCCTTCACCACGAAAGAGGACTTCCGTGACGAGTACCCCGACGGCCTCTTCGCCGTCGACGACGACGAGATCCGGCGCATCCACGCCTCCTCCGGCACGACGGGGAAGCCCAAGATCGTCTCCTACACCGAGCACGACCTCGAGGTCTGGAGCGAGGTCGTCGCCCGCTGTCTCGAGGCCTCCGGCGTCGAGCCGGGCGACACCGTCCAGAACGGCTACGGCTACGGCCTCTTTACGGGCGGGCTCGGGCTCCACTACGGGGTCGAGGAACTCGGCGCGACGGTCATCCCGATCGGGGGCGGACAGACCCAGCGCCAGGTCGAACTGCTCGAGGACCTAGAGAGCGACGTGCTCACCTGCACGCCATCGTACTCGCTGTATCTCGCGGAGACCGCCGAAGAGATGGGCGTCGACGTCTCGGAACTGCCGGTGTCGACGGTGATCTTCGGCGCGGAGCCCTGTACGGACCCGATGCGCGAGGAGATCGAGGAACGCCTGGACGTCACTGGCATCGACATCTACGGGCTCTCGGAGATCATCGGCCCCGGGGTCTCCAACGAGTGTCACGAGGCCCAGGACGGGCTGCACATCTGGGAGGATCACTTCTATCCGGAGGTGATCGACCCACAGACTGGCGAGGTCCTGCCGGAAGGCGAGGAGGGCGAACTCGTGTTGACGACGCTGACGAAGGAAGCCCTGCCGGCGATCCGCTACCGGACGGGGGACCTCACGACGCTCACCTACGAGGAGTGCGAGTGCGGCCGGACGATGGTCCGGATGGACAACGTCACGGGGCGGGCCGACGACCTCATCATCGTCCGCGGGGTCAACCTCTACCCCAGCGAGATCGAGGACGTCGTCCTCGAGTTCGACGGGATCGCTCCTCATTATCGGATCGATCTCCACCGCGAGGACAACCTCGACCGCCTCGAGTTGACGCTCGAACGCGCCGAGGGCTTCGAGGGGGACGTCGAGACGCTCCGCGATCGGGTGCTCACCAGGCTGGAGAACGTCCTCTCGTTCACCCCGGACGAACTGCATCTCACCGATCCCGGCGGGATCGAACGGACGGAGGTGGGGAAGGTCAAGCGAGTCTACGATCACCGCTGA
- a CDS encoding thiolase family protein — protein MTESAAVIVDAVRTPQARKDGGLADAYPEDLVVAVLEALVDRTAVPAEAWDDFRLGCANQEEEQGRTPPRQSLLAGGFPESVPGATLSRLCGSSLTALVDAARAIEAGDAAVVPVAGVEHMSRVPFSDWLHPAIEERYDPDALPMGATAERVAREYGVGREEQDRFALRSHERAVDAWESGRFDDEVVPVETDEGRIERDEGPRPDTDLETLGELPTVFADDEAATVTPGNASPLTDGAAGLLVTSAEFAAERGLEPLARVRSRAVAGVDPREMGIGPVPATRDALVAADLSVSDLGLVELNEAFAAQALYCKRELGLPDDRLNVNGGAIALGHPLGCSGARIATTLCHELERRDGRYGLATMCVGFGQGVATVLERPDAL, from the coding sequence CGGTCCGGACGCCACAGGCACGGAAAGACGGCGGACTCGCCGACGCCTACCCCGAGGACCTCGTCGTCGCCGTCCTCGAGGCGCTGGTCGACCGAACGGCGGTTCCGGCGGAGGCGTGGGACGACTTCCGGCTCGGCTGTGCGAACCAGGAGGAAGAGCAGGGGCGCACCCCCCCCCGCCAGTCGCTGCTTGCCGGCGGGTTCCCGGAGTCCGTCCCGGGCGCGACGCTTTCCCGGCTCTGTGGCTCCTCGCTGACGGCGCTGGTCGACGCCGCGCGGGCGATCGAGGCCGGCGACGCCGCGGTCGTCCCCGTCGCGGGGGTCGAACACATGAGTCGCGTCCCCTTCTCCGACTGGCTCCACCCCGCCATCGAGGAGCGGTACGATCCCGACGCGCTGCCGATGGGGGCGACCGCCGAGCGGGTCGCCCGGGAGTACGGCGTCGGTCGGGAGGAACAGGACCGGTTCGCCCTCCGCTCGCACGAGCGTGCCGTCGACGCCTGGGAGTCGGGCCGGTTCGACGACGAGGTCGTCCCGGTCGAGACCGACGAGGGCCGCATAGAGCGGGACGAGGGGCCGCGACCCGACACCGACCTCGAGACGCTCGGCGAGTTGCCGACGGTCTTCGCCGACGACGAGGCGGCGACCGTCACGCCCGGCAACGCCTCGCCGCTGACCGACGGCGCCGCCGGGTTGCTCGTGACGAGCGCCGAGTTCGCCGCGGAACGCGGCCTCGAGCCGCTGGCCCGGGTGCGTTCACGGGCCGTGGCCGGCGTCGATCCCCGGGAGATGGGGATCGGACCGGTGCCGGCGACCCGCGACGCGCTCGTGGCCGCCGACCTCTCGGTGTCGGACCTGGGCCTCGTAGAACTCAACGAGGCCTTCGCCGCCCAGGCGCTGTACTGCAAGCGGGAACTCGGGCTCCCCGACGACCGACTGAACGTCAACGGCGGAGCGATCGCGCTGGGTCACCCCCTGGGCTGTTCCGGCGCGCGCATCGCGACGACGCTCTGTCACGAACTCGAGCGCCGGGACGGCCGGTACGGCCTCGCGACGATGTGCGTCGGGTTCGGACAGGGGGTCGCGACGGTGCTCGAGCGGCCGGACGCCCTATAG